The DNA segment GGTGAGAAACCTAGAATTCATCATTTCTGTCTCCCTGTGTGGTTTTTGCAGCCTTATATACATTATCTTTTGCAATTTTTCCTTGGGTCTTGGTCCTTTATAATTACCAAGTATTGTACAAGATTTGGATTTCTTTTTCTGCATTCCcttatgtattttaaatgttaaagtgaatttaaaaataaaattcatgatTTAATATACATTAAACTTTGTGAAATTATTCCAGCTGAATTGAGTTttctattatttataaaatatgggaagaaaaatacaaaaaaagggcTACTTTTTGCCATTTTGAGCTGTCCAAAATATTTGGATGTACTCATGTATAGGACAGCATATAAACTAGGGGTGTACAACTTCCATAAAGTAAAGAACTTCTCAAAGCCTTAATCAAGTTAAAAGTCATAGCCCTAAAGtgttcattgaaaaaaaaagtaaaattaaagatatattactttatttgaacagcaaaATATAATTTACTCTTGTTGAAATTCACAGCTCTAGTTAGAAAGGTAATCTTAAAGCTAGGGTTTGTGTAACAAAAATACTATCATCAAAAACGAACTTTAGATGTCAAAGCAGAAACCAAAGAGCACAAAAAAGAAACAGTGCTGTTCTCTGTAGACCTACCCAGAATCTTGAAATATAAATACTGAAAGATGAAAACCAGGGAATGAGATAACTTTTtcagggaagaaaaaggaaggggaacAGAAATATCAACAAAAATAAACTGCTGTATTTTGAGATTTTGTGTCAAATTTTGAACCTCAGCTGAATGTCTTGATTATGGCAATTGAAAGGGTAATTCTTGGATATGAAGAAACTTCATCCTATTTTAGGTTTGGATTTGACTAAAGGTCCAGAGAGATCTAATCTTGTTGTCTGATTTTCTCTCTCCTACCATGACTCCACGGTTGATGTATACTGGTTGCAAAGTGCCTGAACCATGATCAGATGACCACGGGGACCAACTTTGAAGACTGGTCATAATCTTTTTCAGCTCTGTCGTAACTTCTAATCATAACTGAATAAGTAGTCGGttaacaaggactatctgtagtggcacagtggttagaatgtatttatttatttatttatttatttatttattaatcgtatttatataccgccctatctcccgaaggactcagtattgcaggctaattctgctgactgccaaaagTTTCATTCTCactggctcgaggttgactcagtcttccatctttctaaggttggtaaaatgagaacccagattgttgggggcaataggctgattctgtaaaccgcttagacaaggttgtaaagcactgtgaagaggtatataagtctaagtgctattgctattgctatctgtatTCCTGCCTAATGTTTTTCCTGTAGCAACAACCTTGTGGgttggctgagagagaaagcaattggcccaaaatcacccaaccagctttcatgcctaaaggaggTCTAAAACTCAGACTCTCCTAGTTTCTAGTTTCTAtagcaccttaatcactacaccaaactggttcttggCTAATTAATTTATCAGCTAATAAGAGAAATATATTCTCTTCCATATAAAAACcgtatttaaacatttaaaattttgaatatGTATCCTGTCATTTTAATGCAACCGGAAGGTTTTAAACTTAGAATTGATGGTTTCATGCTGCAGTTAACAGACAGGAATTCTATCATGATTTGGCAATATAATAATGTAATGAATGACAACCACTTAATTATAGTGTGAGATTCATGTTTTAAAGTTATATGAAAAAACATTAATGCATTACCAACCATGTAAGATATCCATAATCCACagaaaaatacaggcagtcctcaatttaagaaaaCAGTCGGGACCAGatcttctgtcactaagcaaagcCAATTGTTACGcgagttgtgcctgattttaaaacctttattgctgcatttaagtgaatcacacagttaagtgaatctagttttccccactgactttgtcagaaacCTCTTGAGAAGGTAATGATGATCATATGATACCaggctgcaatcatcataaatacacgtCAATTGCCAaattcctgaattttgatcatgtgacttcagGAACACTGCAACAGCCATTAGTGTGAGGACTGGACATCAATCACTTTTCAAgtactcttgtaactttgaagagttgtTACATGaatggtcatacgttgaggactatctatagagGTTGACTCGAGTTACACAAAGATGCACTTTTGCCATAAtacaaccactagatggcattATATTGCTTCAGATCTGACCTTTCTAAAGATGAAGAGCTATAAAGTGAGGTAGGAATATTTTCTATATACTGCAGCTATCATAAGTTTAGGCTGTCAATTCTCTAAAGACATTTGTATGTTTGTTAACCCACTTCAGTGAAGCAactacatcatttttaaaaaatctctgaacTTAGTAGTCACTAACTAGATACCTACCAGTAGTCCCAATTTATTACTAGAATGGAATTGAATTATACTTACGTAATTTCTAAGGTAGCTTTTCCAACTATatccctttcattttttttacagtaGCAGTTCTAAGAACTTTCAGCCACCTTCAatgaagtggtgggtttcaaatttttttactaccggttctgtgggcgtagcttggtgggtatggcttggtgggcatggcaggggaaagatatgtaaaatctccattcccaccccactcaaggggaaggttactgcaaaatccccatttcctcctgatcagctgggatttggagtcagagaatagatgggggcggggccagtcagaatttttactactggttctccgaactactcaaaatttccgctaccagttctccagaactggtcagaacctgctgaaaaccacctctgcttCAATGCCAAGATATCCAGATAAGTCCAAGAGTCCTAATCAGTGGCTGAAAAAATACTAAATTATATGAAATGAAACATACTGACTGATCATGAGGCATCATATTCTGTTCCCAATAGGATATTTATATTGTACCTTTGGAAGGAATTGCACTTTGCATCATAAATTAAAAATCACCAAAATTGAGAAAACATGCAATATATAATAGCTTCTTTATATAGAGAGTAGAGTATCACATTATAGTAAAAGCTATTTTTAGAATTACCATTTAGAAAATATGCCATAGATGCACAAATACAGTGCATTTTACATATTTGACATCTCAATCCATGGAGTCTGTATTAAAAGAAAGTTTTTATAAATTCAATATATTAACTGCATAAATTCAGAAAATTATGTAGTTTATTTTGCAATTAGCTTTAATATCAGCATCTAATTTTTAGTAAGTTGGCTGAATTAATAGGAGGTCTTGTGCAAATAAGCTGAACTTTGTAGTGTTTGCTTAGGAGGAGTTCACATAATCACCAGTTAATTACTAGAGTTCTTACCTGCCAATTAAGAGTTCTAGAATAAGCTATCCATTCTATTTATAAAAAACCGAAGAAAGATTTTAAGAGTAGTCTTTCCATTTTCCTCCAATGGCAAATTCGTTCTGAAAATATAAATGTGCAAACTATACTAGTTAcccatctttaaaaatattgcatTAAACTGCATTGCAAATGCCAACTCAACAATAAAATCAATTCAGTAATTTCTTTTCTGGTTTGTTATGAAAGCCATAATCAAAACCAGCATCACAGTGcatgatttatttaaaattggTTTGTTTCCTCTTAATATCTCTAGTCCTTTCaggcaatcaaaaaaaaatctgatttgtgCAAATCTTTCGGAAAACTGCAGAAGGAAAGTGGgttcctctttttcctttaatttttaaaagtgaagtCTTCTTTATTTTCCACTTGTTGAAAGCAGCCATTATCTTCTATAAATGGCACAGGACATACAGGCACGACTAAGTGGGATATGCGACTCCAGAGCCCACTTAGCTTATCAGTATCCATAAGATCATAAGAACTGGGTGAATCAGAGTTTGTGAATTTGGCCCAGAGGAAGTCCCGCACATTTTCCTCCACAATCTGTAGACCAATGGTAGGATCCAACGTCTCATTCTCCAGCAAAACTGTCAAAATCAGTGCCACATCTTTGAAAGCAGCACTCTCATGGTCACAGTATTTGTAAAAGATTAAAGTGGAACTTGCAGGCAGGGATTCAAACTGATGTACTACTGCTGCCTTTCCTCCTCCATGGAAACCAACGCTCAGCTCCTCATCAACGGCTAGCTTTGCAAGATCATTGCTTAGAGTGGATTTAGAAATTCCATCTACGTGGACTGTGCTGCCTCCCAGGGATGATGAATAGGCACTGGCAATCTGGGTGCTCAGACACTTCAGAGTTGATTTAGCTTCCTGGGCAGCAGTAAAGATTAAGATAGCGGGTTCAGTGTGGTAGGATGTATTAAGGTGTTTCTGCAATATTTTCTGTACTCGTCCCCACAGGTGAGGACTCTGACCTGGGAAGATGTCTTTCAGTGGACTGAACTTTGATAGGAAGACCTCCACCACTGGATTTTTCTGCATACTTGGAGGGTGTAAATTGTAGTAACAACGGCAACTTATAAAAATTGCAATCAACGCCACCATTATTGCCAGAAAAACTCCGTAGCGGAGAAAGCCTAATAATTAAGGGCAGGGAGTGGAGAGTGAAGAAAGAGAAAATCATTGAGAAAACAACATCACACAAGGACAAAAGTCACATACCAAAGACTTAAGTAATTTATTATTAATGGAAATATCTCATATCTCAaagacaagtgtgtgtgtgtgtgtgtgtgtgtgtgtgtgtgtgtgtgtgtgtgtgtgtgtaggtaggtaggtaggtaggtaggtagatcttggcatattcagatcttttcctgtgtaaggttgagagtatcttggcgacgttttgacgaggtctcactcatcatctttaggctgatgctttcggcttcgtgcttctgcgagCAAAGGGTGAtctgagctgctgtctctctataaatactggtggggaagtggggagtgttgctgtgagcgggtggttggctgtgtggtagcatcttgattggtagatggagtgggtgtttgcagattggtcggctgttttgtagcatcctgtgtgggtgtggtcctagtcttttgttcctgagctttggtgttgtggcctctggagttctttgatgtgatgtcttgagcagatggctgtaatgcagcatcccgggttttagtctggctccgagtccgaggtcttgtcatgtgttcctggcgactgtcagcttgctttgtgtggggatcgaagGGGGGCACAgcggccagtggtgcc comes from the Ahaetulla prasina isolate Xishuangbanna chromosome 3, ASM2864084v1, whole genome shotgun sequence genome and includes:
- the LOC131194301 gene encoding torsin-1A-interacting protein 2-like, which produces MTNFMQKDFPEEEKEKSMSERQMTLQPPNVENISASLQQDEAEETKEDSLGDKRSNSDGLPLGTEDIDATEYGDATESIVRIPSDSAGLPDSCVDTNLSNSLHKKTECSTDTDLLDFQKEEKSLTETVPEDKISSQGQQSQDSPKHTEETKEDDLDKENETVQNLEDVEKAYLVADVQHTTSKLVPEFYSQKTIECFTPEVNQQNSVKKLVNNSQSHQDNGFLRYGVFLAIMVALIAIFISCRCYYNLHPPSMQKNPVVEVFLSKFSPLKDIFPGQSPHLWGRVQKILQKHLNTSYHTEPAILIFTAAQEAKSTLKCLSTQIASAYSSSLGGSTVHVDGISKSTLSNDLAKLAVDEELSVGFHGGGKAAVVHQFESLPASSTLIFYKYCDHESAAFKDVALILTVLLENETLDPTIGLQIVEENVRDFLWAKFTNSDSPSSYDLMDTDKLSGLWSRISHLVVPVCPVPFIEDNGCFQQVENKEDFTFKN